Proteins encoded together in one Halalkaliarchaeum sp. AArc-CO window:
- a CDS encoding DNA-directed RNA polymerase subunit L: MELRVIQKTDVELRIEIAGEDHTFMNVLKGALLDEDGVEAATYDMNPEQSGGQTDPVLSITTDGDVDPLDALESAAKAVSDQTDDFTAAFDAAV, from the coding sequence ATGGAACTGCGGGTCATACAGAAGACGGACGTCGAACTCCGCATCGAGATCGCTGGGGAGGACCACACGTTCATGAACGTGCTGAAGGGCGCGCTGCTCGACGAGGACGGAGTCGAGGCCGCGACCTACGACATGAACCCCGAACAGTCGGGCGGCCAGACGGATCCGGTACTTTCGATCACGACCGACGGCGACGTCGATCCCCTCGACGCGCTGGAGTCGGCCGCAAAGGCAGTGAGCGACCAGACCGACGACTTCACTGCGGCGTTCGACGCCGCGGTATAG
- a CDS encoding FAD-binding oxidoreductase, which yields MGTQSLPDRADVVIVGGGIVGTSTAFFLATETQLDVALLERDNIASGSTGDSSAILRHHYGPQEIYTRMAAWSHEFYREFEEHTGEPIAYEPNPLVRLGREDTPAGRYARKGFDVLSSLGIPVSEYDRDALAEAFSMLSLGDVEFGIVDETAAYSDGADAAGGFARAAAEHGATVLTGITVDDFLVEEGAITGVTTDAGTVHTGKVVVAAGPWTPELLAPLGVEIPVTLTREEVLLLEPGEGLDQGAVGQIPTTAPPGGDWYVRSDFGDGVLIATHHTGKTVGPDAPTGTVEESTVLELTESLVEFVPELADAGLRGSYGGIYSNTPDHDFVIDRVGPDGCHVACGFSGHGFKHGPVVGKALSDLVAAGSTDAFDVEFFSLDRFEDDPAGHGKPADSI from the coding sequence ATGGGAACCCAGTCGCTCCCGGACCGGGCCGACGTGGTGATCGTCGGCGGCGGGATCGTGGGAACGAGCACAGCCTTCTTTCTCGCCACGGAGACGCAACTGGACGTGGCGCTTCTGGAGCGAGACAACATCGCCAGCGGTTCGACCGGTGATTCCTCGGCGATCCTTCGCCACCACTACGGCCCACAGGAGATCTACACTCGGATGGCCGCCTGGAGCCACGAGTTCTACCGGGAGTTCGAGGAACACACAGGCGAGCCCATCGCGTACGAACCGAACCCTCTCGTCAGGCTCGGCCGGGAAGACACCCCCGCCGGTCGCTACGCCCGGAAGGGGTTCGACGTACTGTCCTCGCTCGGGATCCCCGTGAGCGAATACGATCGGGACGCACTCGCGGAGGCGTTCTCGATGCTGTCGCTCGGTGACGTCGAGTTCGGCATCGTCGACGAAACTGCCGCCTATTCGGACGGGGCCGACGCGGCCGGCGGCTTCGCACGGGCGGCTGCGGAACACGGCGCGACGGTGCTCACGGGGATCACCGTCGACGATTTCCTGGTCGAGGAGGGGGCCATCACGGGTGTAACCACCGACGCAGGGACAGTTCACACCGGGAAAGTCGTCGTGGCTGCGGGACCGTGGACTCCCGAGCTACTTGCGCCACTCGGCGTCGAGATACCCGTCACGCTCACGAGGGAGGAGGTACTTCTCCTAGAACCGGGCGAGGGGTTAGACCAGGGGGCCGTCGGACAGATCCCGACGACCGCCCCGCCGGGCGGGGACTGGTACGTGCGGTCGGACTTCGGCGACGGCGTCCTGATCGCGACACACCACACCGGGAAAACCGTCGGTCCGGACGCGCCCACCGGCACGGTCGAGGAGTCGACGGTGCTGGAACTGACCGAATCACTCGTCGAGTTCGTTCCCGAACTCGCCGACGCGGGTCTGCGTGGCAGTTACGGCGGGATCTACTCCAACACGCCGGATCACGACTTCGTGATCGATCGGGTCGGACCGGACGGCTGTCACGTCGCCTGCGGGTTTTCCGGACACGGCTTCAAACACGGCCCAGTCGTCGGGAAGGCACTGAGCGATCTGGTCGCGGCGGGCTCGACTGACGCCTTCGACGTCGAGTTCTTCAGCCTGGACCGATTCGAAGACGATCCCGCCGGCCACGGCAAGCCGGCCGACAGCATCTAA
- a CDS encoding FAD-dependent oxidoreductase — MKPTVIVGGGIVGASLAYHLSEGERPVKLFEKNSLGSGTTAASIAQFIRYQESPDRAEHERRELSWEWYEPLIEAGEFEFDPIGTLHTGSSEDEMTHLRELYAAYDEFGLTAELVSPSDLSAYGLDSDRFAGGLLVPDDGVLDPNEIIQHMVARARDRGAEIETGVAVTDVIVEEGAVAGVETTEGQTDAERVINAAGPWAHEINEMVGVSAPLRHTEGPIVVLQANRNHPVPLTFFEDEVYVRQEGSGDLLAGRFARAYEDTTRFDPDHARPIEESYYLTVADVIDRYFPSFSDVRILNEWNGLRTVTPDGLPIVDDTAVDGYLLAVGMSGYGVTTAPALGELVGEWLRSGIKPDLLEPLALNRFDTQ; from the coding sequence ATGAAACCCACAGTAATCGTCGGTGGCGGCATCGTCGGTGCGAGTCTCGCGTACCACCTCTCCGAGGGGGAACGTCCCGTCAAACTGTTCGAAAAGAACTCGCTGGGCTCGGGGACGACGGCCGCGTCGATCGCACAGTTCATCCGATATCAGGAAAGCCCAGATCGGGCGGAACACGAGCGCCGAGAGCTGTCCTGGGAGTGGTACGAACCGCTGATCGAGGCGGGCGAGTTCGAGTTCGACCCGATCGGAACCCTGCATACGGGCTCCTCGGAGGACGAGATGACACATCTCCGGGAGCTATACGCGGCATACGACGAGTTCGGACTTACCGCCGAGCTGGTCTCGCCGTCGGATCTTTCGGCGTATGGGCTCGATTCCGACAGGTTCGCCGGGGGCCTCCTCGTCCCCGACGACGGCGTGCTCGATCCCAACGAGATAATCCAGCACATGGTCGCCCGGGCTCGGGACCGCGGCGCGGAGATCGAGACCGGGGTCGCCGTCACCGACGTGATCGTCGAGGAGGGCGCCGTCGCGGGCGTCGAGACGACGGAGGGGCAAACCGACGCGGAGCGAGTAATAAACGCGGCCGGACCGTGGGCGCACGAAATAAACGAAATGGTCGGCGTCTCCGCGCCGCTGCGCCACACGGAGGGGCCGATCGTCGTCCTCCAGGCGAATCGGAATCACCCAGTTCCGCTGACGTTCTTCGAGGACGAAGTGTACGTGAGACAGGAAGGGAGCGGTGACCTGCTTGCAGGTCGGTTCGCCAGGGCCTACGAGGACACCACGCGGTTCGATCCGGATCACGCCCGGCCCATCGAGGAGTCGTACTACCTCACCGTCGCCGACGTTATCGACCGGTACTTCCCGTCGTTTTCGGACGTTCGGATCCTGAACGAGTGGAACGGCCTTCGGACCGTGACCCCGGACGGGCTGCCGATCGTCGACGACACCGCTGTCGACGGCTACCTGCTCGCTGTCGGGATGAGCGGCTACGGGGTCACGACGGCGCCGGCGCTCGGCGAACTGGTCGGAGAGTGGCTACGGAGCGGGATAAAGCCGGATCTGCTCGAGCCGCTCGCGCTGAATCGATTTGACACACAGTAA
- a CDS encoding sodium-dependent transporter, which produces MSDAELSRAEWGTRFGFLMAMIGAMVGSGNIWRFPFVLGENGGGAFLLAFLILLFLIAVPGLMAETALGRYSEKGVIGALRDCTGPGGMAGLGVIVILVNIALMTYYSPVVGWILYYMLQSFTLEFTSAGFEAEAFWTAFTNSPGIMVLMHTIVMALVAGVLVLGIRDGVERLVVYAVPGLVIALAAIAIRALTLPGAAEGLEFTFTVQWEYLLISDTWIAALGQALFSTGLGWGIAITVGSYLREYDDAPLGGGFFTAIGEASIGVLAAFAIFPLVFAYGLDPDAGAGLTFITLVQVFEPMPIGDLWAIVFFVGFFLAAFTSAVVITEVSVTTIFEESPLNRNQSVLAVCSTIWLLGLPSAYSVTFLDFADFTFANWGLPLATLAVMVGIGWYFGPERLRVLSVNKTSGIYVDTWFNPIVKYLIPAVMVAIMAFFAYENFMADEMIAGVGVLIAFPIAGYLIMKYVDRSKATTGAAAPGGDD; this is translated from the coding sequence ATGAGTGATGCTGAACTATCACGCGCAGAGTGGGGGACCCGGTTCGGGTTCCTGATGGCAATGATCGGCGCCATGGTCGGCTCCGGGAACATCTGGCGGTTCCCGTTCGTACTCGGGGAGAACGGTGGGGGAGCGTTCCTGCTTGCGTTCCTGATACTGTTGTTCCTTATCGCCGTTCCCGGATTGATGGCCGAAACGGCGCTGGGGCGGTACAGCGAGAAAGGTGTTATCGGGGCGTTGCGAGACTGTACGGGCCCGGGAGGAATGGCCGGGCTCGGGGTGATCGTCATCCTCGTGAACATCGCGTTGATGACGTACTACTCGCCTGTGGTCGGCTGGATCCTGTATTACATGCTCCAGTCGTTCACCCTGGAGTTCACCTCCGCGGGCTTCGAGGCGGAGGCGTTCTGGACCGCGTTCACCAACAGCCCGGGCATCATGGTCCTCATGCACACGATCGTGATGGCCCTGGTTGCGGGCGTGCTCGTGCTGGGTATCCGTGACGGCGTCGAGCGGCTCGTCGTGTACGCCGTTCCGGGGCTTGTGATCGCCCTCGCCGCGATCGCGATCCGTGCCCTGACCCTGCCGGGTGCCGCCGAGGGGCTCGAATTCACCTTCACAGTGCAGTGGGAGTACCTGCTGATCAGTGACACGTGGATCGCCGCGCTCGGTCAGGCGCTGTTCTCGACCGGTCTCGGCTGGGGTATCGCGATCACCGTCGGGAGCTACCTGCGCGAGTACGACGACGCGCCGCTGGGCGGTGGTTTCTTCACCGCGATCGGCGAGGCGTCGATCGGCGTGCTCGCGGCGTTCGCGATCTTCCCGCTGGTGTTCGCCTACGGGCTGGATCCGGACGCGGGCGCCGGGCTGACGTTCATCACGCTGGTGCAGGTGTTCGAGCCGATGCCGATCGGCGACCTGTGGGCGATCGTCTTCTTCGTCGGGTTCTTCCTCGCAGCGTTCACCTCCGCGGTGGTCATCACCGAGGTGAGCGTCACCACGATCTTCGAGGAGAGTCCGCTGAACCGAAATCAGAGCGTGTTGGCGGTCTGTAGCACGATCTGGCTGCTCGGCCTGCCGAGCGCCTACTCGGTGACGTTCCTCGACTTCGCTGACTTCACGTTCGCCAACTGGGGGCTGCCGCTGGCCACGCTGGCCGTGATGGTCGGTATCGGCTGGTACTTCGGCCCCGAACGGCTCCGCGTGCTGTCGGTGAACAAGACCAGCGGGATCTACGTCGACACGTGGTTCAACCCGATCGTGAAGTACCTGATCCCCGCCGTGATGGTCGCGATCATGGCGTTCTTCGCCTACGAGAACTTCATGGCCGACGAAATGATCGCGGGCGTCGGCGTCCTCATCGCGTTCCCGATCGCCGGCTACCTGATCATGAAATACGTCGACAGATCGAAAGCAACTACCGGAGCCGCAGCACCGGGAGGTGACGACTGA
- a CDS encoding GtrA family protein produces the protein MTAAIRELATADRFGKFLSVGAAGAVLDLSVSSAVTIGGLPPEYAKVIGAECAIIAMFFVNDRWTFPEHGESGVLSTGRRLLKSNLVRSGGLVVQFLVVRTLTRLDVSVVLAGTDVWAFLTFPIAIGCAFVFNYTAESLITWRVLRDR, from the coding sequence ATCACCGCGGCGATCCGGGAACTGGCCACCGCAGACCGGTTCGGAAAGTTCCTCTCCGTGGGCGCTGCGGGCGCCGTGCTGGATCTTTCGGTGAGTTCTGCAGTGACGATCGGCGGACTCCCGCCGGAGTACGCCAAGGTCATCGGCGCCGAGTGTGCGATCATCGCGATGTTTTTCGTCAACGACCGGTGGACGTTCCCCGAACACGGGGAATCCGGGGTACTCTCGACCGGCCGGAGACTGCTCAAGTCGAACCTCGTCCGGAGCGGCGGGCTTGTGGTCCAGTTTCTCGTCGTGAGAACGCTCACCCGACTCGACGTCAGCGTCGTCCTCGCCGGAACCGACGTGTGGGCGTTTTTGACGTTCCCGATCGCGATCGGGTGTGCGTTCGTCTTCAACTACACCGCAGAGAGTCTGATCACCTGGCGGGTGCTTCGGGACCGGTAG
- a CDS encoding glycosyltransferase, translating into MSTVGVVVPAFRPDVERTLSYLRELESVLAPEVIRLELDDPDPDVVAALGDSPATVNAVDRRRGKGAAITEGFDALETDVLAFFDADGATPPGSAEAVVTPVVRGEVPVAVGSRRHPDSRVSGHQGVVRRVLGDAFAWSARRLLPARLYDYQCGAKALTAGAWRDVRDHLTETGFGWDIELIATAAALGYRIREVPIEWEDQPGSTVSPANDGVRMARTLLSASLCARNVRRETDREGEGIDA; encoded by the coding sequence GTGTCCACCGTCGGCGTTGTCGTCCCCGCGTTTCGCCCGGACGTCGAGCGGACGCTGTCGTATCTCCGGGAGCTGGAGTCGGTTCTCGCGCCCGAGGTCATCCGGCTGGAGCTCGACGATCCGGATCCGGACGTCGTTGCAGCGCTCGGGGACTCGCCCGCGACGGTCAACGCGGTCGACCGTCGCCGGGGGAAGGGGGCGGCGATAACGGAGGGGTTCGACGCGCTCGAAACCGACGTACTGGCGTTCTTCGACGCAGACGGGGCGACGCCGCCGGGGTCGGCCGAGGCGGTCGTCACCCCGGTCGTCCGCGGTGAGGTCCCAGTCGCGGTCGGCTCGCGGCGGCATCCGGACTCGCGGGTTTCCGGTCATCAGGGCGTCGTCCGTCGGGTTCTCGGGGACGCGTTCGCGTGGTCGGCCCGTCGGTTGCTCCCAGCGAGGCTGTACGACTACCAGTGTGGCGCGAAAGCGCTCACCGCAGGCGCCTGGAGGGACGTTCGCGACCATCTGACCGAAACCGGATTCGGCTGGGACATCGAACTGATCGCGACCGCGGCTGCGCTGGGCTACCGGATCCGGGAGGTGCCGATCGAGTGGGAGGACCAGCCCGGTTCGACGGTATCGCCGGCGAATGACGGAGTCCGGATGGCGAGAACCCTGCTGTCGGCCAGTTTGTGTGCCCGGAACGTGCGGCGCGAAACCGACCGTGAGGGGGAGGGAATCGACGCGTGA
- a CDS encoding DUF2298 domain-containing protein, with product MEYLLVGRWILAFAILAVLGYPIGARLFSRFSTGGAGFAPIVGVTVVTIVAYWIGQIAFGWWTLWIGLAVLVALSAASTMDLDRLRAGDLSVDDDLPFNRRGAADAAVVFAAAFLLVIAIRSADPAVNPIGGEKFLDYGLLRTLLRAETLPPPDMWFAGEPLQYYYGGHLAATLLSGLTATPPQYAYNLALAGFYAMLVTAAFDLAGNVASERGLSRRRAGAFAAVFVGLAANLLTATQLLAGWLPEGIRRRVAELVAARAEPEAADLLAGVDGFSYWTASRVIPGTINEFPLFAWLNGDLHAHMMGGSFLLLAVAVAFAYWQTPAERLRRRRLLVFVVLPILGGFQIPTDTWSFPTIFGVAWLALAFAPARPLLLLPGGERIETVLRSVAGGDTTTDAPSGWEKKPLSTELCRTGGALVVAALSGAVGFVLGASFLLGASAGQTVAILEAADRSGLGALMVVHGAFLAAFLAFLFGTLGSGGRGALAVAVAFGAVSGVLFEFAALVVVAPLLVGGWIAFRLEREVGFETVLLVGGAGLVTIVELVYVAEEAGPGRLNTVFKTYFQVWVLWGVAMGPVLSDLFEPPERDRIADWWPSPDTRRFAGRAFVGLLVLTTLPYAALALDAHFDRHDAGTLDATAFLERDHPEEAPAIEWIDDNADAEATAIDREPTLLEAPGAYSSPSGLAATPSEPGMYAWNANPASSLTGIPTVAGWQHQIGYRGGDTYWSRANAVDRAYAGEEADRVAVLEEYGVTHVWVGPGERDRYGEVSFEQFDGVELAFETETVRIYRVDPAEVTT from the coding sequence ATGGAGTATCTGCTCGTCGGACGGTGGATCCTCGCGTTCGCGATCCTGGCTGTTCTGGGCTATCCGATCGGCGCTCGGCTGTTTTCTCGGTTTTCCACCGGCGGCGCCGGCTTCGCGCCGATCGTCGGGGTCACGGTCGTCACGATCGTCGCCTACTGGATTGGGCAGATCGCGTTCGGCTGGTGGACCCTGTGGATCGGACTCGCGGTGCTCGTCGCGCTCTCGGCTGCCTCCACGATGGATCTCGACCGACTCCGGGCCGGCGATCTTTCGGTCGACGACGACCTCCCGTTCAACCGCCGGGGCGCCGCCGACGCAGCGGTCGTGTTCGCGGCGGCGTTTTTGCTCGTGATCGCGATCCGGTCGGCCGACCCCGCCGTGAACCCGATCGGCGGCGAGAAGTTCCTGGATTACGGGCTCTTGCGGACGCTGCTTCGCGCCGAGACGCTCCCGCCGCCGGACATGTGGTTCGCCGGGGAGCCGCTGCAGTACTACTACGGCGGCCACCTCGCAGCGACGCTACTTTCCGGGCTCACGGCGACCCCGCCACAGTACGCGTACAACCTCGCGCTCGCCGGCTTCTACGCGATGCTGGTCACTGCAGCGTTCGATCTCGCCGGCAACGTCGCGTCCGAACGCGGGCTCTCGCGGCGCCGGGCAGGCGCGTTCGCGGCGGTGTTCGTCGGTCTCGCCGCCAACCTGCTCACCGCGACACAGCTGCTGGCGGGCTGGCTCCCCGAAGGGATTCGGAGACGGGTCGCCGAACTGGTCGCCGCCCGCGCGGAGCCGGAAGCCGCCGATCTCCTCGCCGGCGTCGACGGGTTCAGCTACTGGACCGCGAGCCGGGTCATCCCCGGAACTATAAACGAGTTCCCGCTTTTCGCCTGGCTCAACGGCGACCTCCACGCCCACATGATGGGTGGCTCGTTCCTTCTGTTGGCTGTCGCGGTCGCGTTCGCCTACTGGCAGACGCCGGCGGAGCGACTCCGACGACGACGGCTGCTGGTGTTCGTCGTGCTTCCGATCCTGGGCGGGTTCCAGATCCCGACAGACACCTGGAGCTTCCCGACGATCTTCGGCGTCGCGTGGCTGGCGCTCGCGTTCGCACCCGCGAGGCCGCTTTTGCTTTTGCCGGGCGGAGAACGCATCGAAACCGTGCTTCGGTCGGTGGCCGGCGGCGACACCACGACCGACGCGCCGTCGGGATGGGAGAAAAAACCGCTGTCGACCGAACTGTGTCGAACCGGCGGGGCGCTGGTCGTCGCGGCGCTTTCGGGGGCCGTGGGCTTTGTTCTGGGCGCGTCGTTCCTGCTGGGCGCAAGCGCCGGTCAGACGGTCGCGATCCTGGAGGCTGCGGATCGGTCGGGACTGGGCGCGCTGATGGTCGTACACGGCGCGTTCCTCGCGGCGTTTCTCGCATTTCTCTTCGGAACGCTCGGTTCCGGAGGTCGTGGGGCGCTTGCAGTCGCGGTGGCGTTTGGAGCCGTCTCGGGCGTGCTCTTCGAGTTCGCCGCGCTGGTCGTCGTCGCGCCGCTTCTGGTCGGCGGCTGGATCGCGTTTCGCCTCGAGCGCGAGGTCGGATTCGAAACCGTGCTTCTGGTGGGTGGGGCCGGGCTCGTCACCATCGTCGAGCTCGTGTACGTCGCCGAGGAGGCCGGTCCGGGGCGGCTCAACACCGTCTTCAAGACGTACTTCCAGGTGTGGGTACTGTGGGGGGTCGCCATGGGGCCGGTGCTCTCGGATCTCTTCGAGCCGCCCGAGCGGGATCGGATCGCCGACTGGTGGCCCAGTCCGGACACCCGACGGTTCGCTGGCCGCGCGTTCGTCGGGCTCCTGGTTTTGACCACGCTCCCGTACGCCGCGCTCGCGCTGGACGCCCACTTCGACCGGCACGACGCGGGCACTCTCGACGCGACCGCCTTCCTCGAGCGCGACCACCCGGAAGAGGCGCCGGCGATCGAGTGGATCGACGACAACGCCGACGCGGAAGCGACAGCTATCGACCGGGAGCCGACGCTACTTGAGGCGCCGGGCGCGTACAGTTCGCCCAGCGGACTCGCGGCAACCCCCAGCGAGCCCGGAATGTACGCCTGGAACGCCAACCCGGCCTCGAGTCTTACCGGGATCCCGACCGTCGCCGGGTGGCAACACCAGATCGGCTACCGCGGGGGCGACACCTACTGGTCGAGAGCGAACGCGGTCGATCGGGCGTACGCCGGCGAGGAAGCCGATCGCGTCGCCGTCCTCGAGGAGTACGGGGTCACCCACGTGTGGGTCGGTCCCGGGGAGCGCGACCGATACGGCGAGGTTTCCTTCGAACAGTTCGATGGGGTCGAACTCGCCTTCGAAACGGAGACCGTCCGGATCTATCGTGTCGACCCAGCCGAAGTCACCACGTGA
- a CDS encoding DHH family phosphoesterase, producing MIRRLVLGCGTIAHTVIESVSKGRDALYVVTADSGWASTLREESIPAREGDPTDPSTFPDAADVVIVASDRPERNVAAAGAARGAFPDAEILASVGTDPTPDAVETLTRVTDRLIDPTEAVAERVLDAAAGEGGQLMADLHATLRGLSGPLGVFAHDNPDPDAIASAIGLSRLAEEIGVQADACYFGEIAHQENRALVNLLDLPIRQIEEFDPSAYDGIALVDHSRPGINDSLPTETEVDLIVDHHPMREPIQAPYTDIRSDVGATSTLLAEYFNRLGIKPGETLATALLYGIRIDTRDFTREVAAPDFDAAAYLVPMADVTALERIESPGVSGETMDTIARAIRNRDVRNSVLSSCVGEISNRDALSQAADGLLNMNGIAVTFVYGFTDGVAYGSARARGADVDLGEVLRDAFAEVGSAGGHADMAGAQVPLGILGTTTGEDLTELSAVVREVIADRFFEAIDDARQVPTLEFDTDVTFPED from the coding sequence ATGATACGGCGGCTGGTGCTCGGGTGCGGGACGATCGCACACACCGTCATCGAGAGCGTCTCGAAGGGACGGGACGCGCTGTACGTGGTCACCGCCGACAGCGGCTGGGCATCCACGCTCCGCGAGGAGAGTATTCCCGCCCGGGAGGGCGACCCGACCGATCCGTCGACGTTTCCGGACGCAGCCGACGTCGTGATCGTCGCCTCCGATCGACCAGAACGGAACGTCGCTGCTGCCGGCGCGGCAAGGGGAGCATTCCCCGACGCGGAGATTCTCGCGTCCGTCGGGACCGATCCGACACCCGACGCCGTCGAAACACTAACGCGGGTGACCGATCGGCTGATCGACCCGACAGAGGCGGTCGCCGAGCGAGTTCTCGACGCCGCCGCCGGCGAAGGGGGACAGCTGATGGCCGACCTCCACGCGACGCTTCGGGGACTGTCTGGCCCCCTCGGCGTGTTCGCCCACGACAACCCGGATCCCGACGCGATCGCCAGTGCGATCGGGTTGAGCCGACTCGCAGAGGAGATCGGGGTCCAGGCGGATGCCTGTTACTTCGGCGAGATCGCCCACCAGGAGAACCGGGCGCTGGTGAACCTGCTTGACCTTCCGATCCGTCAGATCGAGGAGTTCGATCCGTCCGCATACGACGGGATCGCGCTGGTCGACCACTCGCGGCCAGGAATAAACGACAGCTTACCGACCGAAACCGAGGTCGATCTGATCGTGGATCACCACCCGATGAGAGAGCCGATCCAGGCACCGTACACGGACATCCGCAGCGACGTGGGGGCAACGAGCACACTGCTCGCGGAGTATTTCAATCGGCTGGGGATCAAACCCGGAGAGACACTCGCGACGGCACTGCTGTACGGCATCCGAATCGACACCCGCGACTTCACGCGGGAAGTAGCCGCCCCGGACTTCGATGCCGCCGCATATCTCGTCCCGATGGCCGACGTGACGGCGCTCGAGCGGATCGAGTCGCCCGGCGTCTCCGGTGAGACCATGGACACGATCGCCCGGGCGATCCGGAACCGCGACGTGCGAAACTCGGTGTTGAGCTCCTGTGTCGGCGAGATTTCCAACCGCGACGCGCTGTCGCAGGCGGCAGACGGGCTACTCAACATGAACGGGATCGCGGTCACTTTCGTGTACGGCTTCACCGACGGGGTCGCGTACGGCTCCGCGCGTGCCCGTGGAGCCGACGTCGATCTCGGCGAAGTGCTCCGGGACGCGTTCGCGGAGGTGGGATCGGCCGGCGGTCACGCCGACATGGCGGGCGCACAGGTGCCGCTGGGTATTCTCGGGACGACGACCGGCGAGGACCTCACGGAGCTCTCGGCGGTCGTCCGGGAGGTCATCGCCGATCGGTTCTTCGAGGCGATCGACGACGCCAGGCAGGTCCCGACCCTCGAGTTCGACACCGACGTGACGTTCCCGGAAGACTGA
- a CDS encoding CBS domain-containing protein: MSGKPTVKEYMTRDVQTVAPEDTVEEVTRRVVESDGHNGFPVCVGRSVEGFVSARDLLFADQDAPVFTVMNEDLIVAHPEMAVTDAARVILRSGIQKLPVVDDAGNLVGIISNTDVVRSQIERATPGKVGKLRRTLEQIHDIEIGEERRPVSLNQLIPTQGRVYGDELEGRKYELERGLAEPLVVIDNAGTLYLADGHHRVMAARRLGIDEMEAYVIVIDEEIELGMAKTARKEGLERIEDIDVVDYARHPLVETTKRLQ, translated from the coding sequence ATGAGCGGCAAGCCGACCGTCAAGGAGTACATGACCCGCGACGTCCAGACGGTGGCTCCGGAAGACACCGTCGAAGAGGTCACCCGTCGCGTCGTGGAAAGCGACGGCCACAACGGCTTTCCAGTGTGTGTCGGTCGGAGCGTCGAGGGGTTCGTTTCGGCGCGCGACCTGCTTTTCGCCGACCAGGACGCGCCGGTGTTTACAGTGATGAACGAAGACCTCATCGTCGCCCATCCGGAAATGGCCGTCACCGACGCCGCACGGGTGATCCTCCGGTCCGGGATCCAGAAGCTTCCAGTCGTCGACGACGCAGGCAATCTCGTCGGCATTATCTCGAACACTGACGTGGTCCGGTCACAGATCGAGCGTGCGACGCCGGGAAAGGTCGGCAAACTGCGGCGCACGCTCGAACAGATCCACGACATCGAAATCGGAGAGGAACGTCGACCCGTGAGTCTGAATCAGTTGATCCCTACCCAGGGGCGAGTGTACGGGGACGAACTCGAGGGACGGAAGTACGAACTCGAACGAGGACTTGCCGAACCGCTCGTGGTGATCGACAACGCCGGAACGCTGTATCTCGCCGACGGCCACCACCGCGTGATGGCCGCACGGCGACTCGGCATCGACGAGATGGAGGCGTACGTCATCGTGATCGACGAGGAGATCGAACTGGGGATGGCAAAGACCGCCCGTAAGGAGGGGCTCGAGCGGATCGAAGACATTGACGTCGTCGACTACGCCCGTCACCCCCTGGTCGAAACGACGAAACGCCTGCAGTGA
- a CDS encoding ferredoxin family protein: MPIDSNFEQNLEQTGEEHGVAVWGEIDPPEKLGIRGTHVAVDFDICLADGACLEDCPVDVFEWVDTPGHPESEIKANPTNEDQCIDCMLCVDVCPVDAIDVDSGRAGRT, translated from the coding sequence ATGCCCATCGATTCGAACTTCGAGCAGAACCTCGAGCAGACCGGTGAAGAACACGGCGTGGCCGTCTGGGGGGAGATAGATCCGCCAGAGAAACTGGGTATCCGGGGCACCCACGTCGCCGTCGATTTCGACATCTGTCTCGCCGACGGCGCCTGTCTGGAGGACTGTCCGGTCGACGTCTTCGAGTGGGTCGACACGCCCGGACACCCCGAAAGCGAGATCAAAGCGAACCCGACGAACGAGGACCAGTGTATCGACTGTATGCTCTGTGTGGACGTCTGTCCGGTAGACGCGATCGACGTCGACTCCGGTCGTGCCGGGCGAACCTGA